The genomic interval AGGCTTATTATGCTAGTAAGGTGATGAGTTCTTGCAGAGATGGAATCCAGTTCCAAAGCTGAGGAAGATATCGGCTATAGCAGCATAACAACCAAGAAAGCCCAACTTCAATCTATGCTTTCAACTCTCCTGGATGATCCAATTCTGGCAGATGTTCCGAAGAAACCTACCCTTGTAGATGTTGACACCTTGATAAACTTGGAGCTAGGCAGTGCAATGAAGATAACTATAGTTAAGATGGACAATACCTCATTCGGTATGAAAATTGCTTGCACTAAGATGGATATTAGTATTAAGGTACCTTAGAATTTTATTTGAATTCCATGTATGTAGATTTACCATTGAAGTAATTGAATCCCATCTAACTGTAGGCTATAGATACTCTACGATAATGTTACTGCAATGTTTAGGGATGGTTGAGGCTTGCAATATTGTTCTAGTTGTAGAAGGATTATGTACTGAGTCATACCAtaaaacttcaaaaaaaaaaatcaataatgaGAGTTGaacatttattaaaaaaacatgTGTTTTTATGTGTACATGACAAATCATACATGATAGTTCTTTAGCCAGACATTTTTTAAAATGGCTGCTTTCTCTGTTTTGAAGATGTTGCTGTGCTGAACTCTGCTACCGTTAAGGATTTGAAATTAGCAATCAAGAAGAAAATAAATGAGATGGAGCAAACAACAATGGGTCATCGCCACATTTCATGGTATTCTTATGCTATCTCACTTGCTCATGCTCTTCTAAAGATTTCAGGGAAACATATAATATATTGTGAATATAACAATGCAATTATGTTTGAGCAGACTAGTTTGTGAACATTTGACCTTATTGCGCACTAAATTTAGTTGGAAACTACAATATATTTGTTTATTTCGAGTAATAATATAACTTATTAACCACTTTTTTTATAGTTCTGAGTATGTCTCAAATTGTAAGAATGCTGTGGCTTCAATGTTCATTTGTGAAAATATAGCCCTCATGCACATAGAGCCCATGGGATTTGTTGAGTCTCATTGTTTTCTCATCTCTACTAGTATTCCTTTAGTtactagtatatatatatattttatatcctATGTTAGCTATTCATTTACTACAAGACAAATAGTTTTCATTAGACTTGTCATTAAAATATATAGAAGAGTAAGCTCTTAGTAATgagacaaagaaatgaagaaaaaaaatcaattatgatTTGCAAGTCAATCAATGCACTCAAGTGCCTGATATGATTCCTTATGAATGCTATCACTGTTGATGACCTTGTCATTGATTCGGTATCAAAAATTATCAGCATACTTAACCtaaaaaatagcaaatgaaataGGCTCTGAGGAACATTAATTGACACCTTTGATGATTTCTACCTAGTTAGTTATCTTGCCTAAAATACATCAACATTCAGACACCTTGCTGTTGCCATCATTCagattgtttttaaaaaaaacccaAGCTTGTTAGTAAAAATGAAACACCTAATCCTAATTTAGCAATTTAAGGAACAATATTAGTGATCTAAGGATCTTGTTGTGGCAAATTGTTGGCATTAACAACTAATTTCATTTTTGTCTTTGTTCTCTAATATCATATTTAAAGgttgttttagttttttttcttcaatacaaattatttatttttctttaaacttCTGAGGTTATTGGTTTAGTATCTTGAAAACAAATTGTTATTGACCATTTTGCAGACAATTTGATTTTAGAGACAAGACTATTGTAAATTTAAGAACATTAGAATTGCTCTTGATGTAACATTGAATAAGATCAAAATAGCTTTAAAGAAAATGAACTTAACACATACACATACACAAATCAATATCACGGAGAAAACCATAATTTTAGCAATTTCTTTTTTAAtcggaaaaagaaagaaagaaaaaacatactttagaaggaaaatcaaggaaataagagaagagtACCTCACGCGACGAAGAACGTAGCAAGATCGCGAGAGGGAAAAGAGCGGCGAATCGTAAACCCAATTCCCAAATCGCGTGGCCGGCACGACGAAGCCTCAAGCCCTTCCCAACTGCCCTTTATTACAGCCGCGGCCATGGGGCCGGACAAGTTGACCGCCTACCCGCGGTCATTGCTGACCCGGCAATTGATCAGATTCAACCGTCAGATATGGGTCATTGGATGATGATGACGGTCGTGTCCCGATGGCGGCCGCCTCGCTCGCCCTTGTTCCGGTCCATCATAAAATATATTCCAATAATGGAAATTAAGAAAAAATCACAGGGATCACCACTAATAATTAATCTCTTTACCCCATACTTTGTTTTTCACAATAATACCCCCGTGAACTAATTCACTGAAGTAAAAAAAACTCTCATCAAATTTCTGTTGATATGGAACACAGGTTCCTACAATCAAATTTCTGTTTACAAAAAAGCAAATATATATCATGAAGAATGGAGGACTAAAAACTCAGCACCTATTGGTAAATGATCGCTGGGATGGTGGTAGTTGGGCAACCCTCCGACGATGTCGGGCGAGTCGCGGCCTGGAACTTCTAATAGGCTCACTGGTTTCAGACGACAATCTGAGAAAAAAATGTAATCCAGTGTTCCAGTGAAATCAGGGGTGCAGTTTGTAAACGGTGGCTCTCCCCCGTTTGTTGCATAAAGACTGCTCAATTTGATAGGGGCTGCTTCTGAAGTTGATACAATGTACTGATAGACCTGAAGGAAATCAAGAAAAAGAGGATTGTACAGGCATATTTCAAATAGAAAACTGATCAAGGCATGGGAAAAGAAAACTTCATAAAGGTATCCATACTAACTGGGTAGAGAAATTAGAATAAGCTATTGAGTTAGGCAAAAGAAGTATAATGAAAACTGACCTCATCTCCAGGAGTAGAATTGAAGTCACCAGCAACAAGCACTGAAGGGGTACAAGTGAACTTAGTTGAAACAAGTTCCTTAAACTGTGATAGTCTTGATAGAAGATACTTAGCCTGTGCAAGCTTTACATCGATCCAGTTTGGATCCCTGCGAGTCCcggatttaaattaaattaatcaagctTCTAGGCTCTGGCATAGGTAACAATCTGTAAATAGTCcttaataaaaaatattcaaaattgataaattagcaaaaaaaaaaaaaagagagagagagagagtaaaaAATGGACAAATATGAAATAAATATCAAAGACAATTGGCAATTATTAGTGCATGTTGAGCTCCATTACCAGTAAATATGAGTGTCTGCCACCACAATAATGTGGCCAGAAGGATCATTTAGCTTAAAAGCCGCTAATAATCCCACACAGTCACGTTTTAATCTCACAAGC from Zingiber officinale cultivar Zhangliang chromosome 6B, Zo_v1.1, whole genome shotgun sequence carries:
- the LOC121992160 gene encoding U11/U12 small nuclear ribonucleoprotein 25 kDa protein-like isoform X1; the protein is MESEMESSSKAEEDIGYSSITTKKAQLQSMLSTLLDDPILADVPKKPTLVDVDTLINLELGSAMKITIVKMDNTSFDVAVLNSATVKDLKLAIKKKINEMEQTTMGHRHISWYSYAISLAHALLKISGKHIIYCEYNNAIMFEQTSL
- the LOC121992160 gene encoding U11/U12 small nuclear ribonucleoprotein 25 kDa protein-like isoform X2, translated to MESSSKAEEDIGYSSITTKKAQLQSMLSTLLDDPILADVPKKPTLVDVDTLINLELGSAMKITIVKMDNTSFDVAVLNSATVKDLKLAIKKKINEMEQTTMGHRHISWYSYAISLAHALLKISGKHIIYCEYNNAIMFEQTSL
- the LOC121992159 gene encoding carbon catabolite repressor protein 4 homolog 4-like isoform X2; amino-acid sequence: MVYVKSSYFPHSPSSCLKWKARSESALTDLKNLNADFFCIQELDEYNSFYKSKMETLGYSSLYIKRVGKKRDGCGIFYKPSSAQLLEMEEIDYNDLANCVNTVSAIRNNKVLDLEEKDAQIQDSEKQQSNDPLVRLKRDCVGLLAAFKLNDPSGHIIVVADTHIYWDPNWIDVKLAQAKYLLSRLSQFKELVSTKFTCTPSVLVAGDFNSTPGDEVYQYIVSTSEAAPIKLSSLYATNGGEPPFTNCTPDFTGTLDYIFFSDCRLKPVSLLEVPGRDSPDIVGGLPNYHHPSDHLPIGAEFLVLHSS